In Eretmochelys imbricata isolate rEreImb1 chromosome 14, rEreImb1.hap1, whole genome shotgun sequence, a genomic segment contains:
- the LOC144274226 gene encoding protein S100-A16-like → MRARCKATLTDCPGAGPDREKRERRGGLSSCGGGRKPAEMAGKDSELEKGLHAIVDTFYKYTKGPPGAKVLDHAAFQKLLSNELSHQLKEAQSTEAGKDLLKKMDTDNNQLISFEEYWELVTLICQAIERYNYSK, encoded by the exons ATGAGAGCCAGATGCAAGGCGACATTAACTGACTGCCCAGGTGCAGGGCCggacagagagaaaagagaaCGAAGGGGCGGGCTGTCATCCTGTGGAG GTGGAAGGAAGCCGGCCGAGATGGCTGGGAAAGATTCTGAGCTGGAGAAAGGCCTCCATGCCATCGTGGACACCTTCTACAAATACACCAAGGGCCCGCCTGGAGCCAAGGTGCTGGACCATGCGGCTTTCCAGAAATTGCTCAGCAACGAGCTGAGCCATCAGCTCAAG GAAGCCCAGAGCACAGAGGCAGGGAAGGACCTGTTGAAGAAGATGGATACAGACAACAACCAGCTCATCTCCTTCGAGGAATACTGGGAGCTGGTCACCTTAATCTGCCAAGCCATCGAGCGTTACAATTACAGCAAATAG